One window of the Perca flavescens isolate YP-PL-M2 chromosome 5, PFLA_1.0, whole genome shotgun sequence genome contains the following:
- the LOC114555695 gene encoding uncharacterized protein LOC114555695 isoform X1: MKCAGSSDLHQVHQRAATALSQELVLMLAKGCNPDIKLSSISVDGLQSQGRGLLPRITLPSTRVLYCYLIQNGVKFASTKPKEGFMKVAIFYVPFEMRKMWDCRTVVAEIREAFKDRIPEDVRYPFTRRARANQLSASQQGSSGTMTRPNQPSASQQGSSGTMTRANQPSASQQGSSGTMTRANQPSASQQGSSGTMTRANQPCASPQGSSGTMTRANQHVENVATVNQIQSDNNDDYATYLSIMGSISDLSSDGEELSQAIMASLESHV; the protein is encoded by the exons ATGAAATGCGCCGGCTCTTCAGACCTGCATCAGGTGCATCAACGAGCGGCAACAGCACTCAGCCAGGAGCTAGTCTTAATGCTAGCCAAGGGATGCAACCCCGATATCAAACTCAGCAGTATTTCGGTGGATGGACTTCAAAGTCAAGGAAGAG gTCTACTACCCAGAATCACCCTACCTTCAACAAGGGTATTGTATTGTTACCTCATCCAGAATGGAGTGAAGTTTGCAAGCACAAAACCAAAAGAAGGCTTCATGAAAGTGGCTATATTTTATGTGCCTTTtgaaatgagaaaaatgtgGGACTGCAGGACGGTTGTTGCAGAGATTAGGGAAGCATTCAAGGACAGAATTCCTGAGGATGTCAG GTATCCTTTCACAAGGAGAGCCAGAGCGAACCAGCTCTCTGCATCACAGCAAGGGTCCAGTGGCACCATGACCAGACCAAACCAGCCCTCTGCATCACAGCAAGGGTCCAGTGGCACCATGACCAGAGCGAACCAGCCCTCTGCATCACAGCAAGGGTCCAGTGGCACCATGACCAGAGCGAACCAGCCCTCTGCATCACAGCAAGGGTCCAGTGGCACCATGACCAGAGCGAACCAGCCCTGTGCATCACCGCAAGGGTCCAGTGGCACCATGACCAGAGCGAACCAGCACGTGGAAAATGTTGCCACTGTTAACCAGATTCAATCAGACAACAATGATGACTATGCAACCTACCTTTCGATCATGGGCTCCATCTCAGATTTGTCTTCTGATGGCGAGGAATTAAGCCAAGCTATCATGGCCAGTCTCGAGAGTCATGTGTAA
- the LOC114555695 gene encoding uncharacterized protein LOC114555695 isoform X2, with protein MIHKVFRSKAVYIRPSTSLPVPFNSSDSEDSCVEVDTSSANDHTATTANQTYNFMTTRARGAQLSLTQQVSRYPFTRRARANQLSASQQGSSGTMTRPNQPSASQQGSSGTMTRANQPSASQQGSSGTMTRANQPSASQQGSSGTMTRANQPCASPQGSSGTMTRANQHVENVATVNQIQSDNNDDYATYLSIMGSISDLSSDGEELSQAIMASLESHV; from the exons ATGATTCACAAAGTATTCAGATCAAAGGCTGTGTACATTAGACCATCAACCAGCCTTCCAGTTCCT tttaaCAGTTCCGATTCAGAGGACAGTTGTGTAGAAGTTGACACGTCATCAGCAAATGACCACACAGCTACCACTGCCAATCAGACATACAACTTTATGACTACAAGGGCTAGGGGAGCGCAACTTTCATTAACACAGCAGGTTTCTAGGTATCCTTTCACAAGGAGAGCCAGAGCGAACCAGCTCTCTGCATCACAGCAAGGGTCCAGTGGCACCATGACCAGACCAAACCAGCCCTCTGCATCACAGCAAGGGTCCAGTGGCACCATGACCAGAGCGAACCAGCCCTCTGCATCACAGCAAGGGTCCAGTGGCACCATGACCAGAGCGAACCAGCCCTCTGCATCACAGCAAGGGTCCAGTGGCACCATGACCAGAGCGAACCAGCCCTGTGCATCACCGCAAGGGTCCAGTGGCACCATGACCAGAGCGAACCAGCACGTGGAAAATGTTGCCACTGTTAACCAGATTCAATCAGACAACAATGATGACTATGCAACCTACCTTTCGATCATGGGCTCCATCTCAGATTTGTCTTCTGATGGCGAGGAATTAAGCCAAGCTATCATGGCCAGTCTCGAGAGTCATGTGTAA